One window from the genome of Eleginops maclovinus isolate JMC-PN-2008 ecotype Puerto Natales chromosome 15, JC_Emac_rtc_rv5, whole genome shotgun sequence encodes:
- the lin28b gene encoding protein lin-28 homolog B codes for MAEGGPGKGGGEDPAKSTEQEDRTRPQVLSGSGFCKWFNVRMGFGFISMTSSEGSPVDPPLDVFVHQSKLLMEGFRSLKEGEQVEFTYKKCSKGLESLRVTGPGGGPCAGSERRPKGKVPLQKRKPKGDRCYNCGGLDHHAKECGLPPQPKKCHYCQSITHMVAQCPHKALAPATGSQDQNVSTSTGPFLSPPEEEERSGSSPLEGSSSSPEEPQTHRGPRTQRWRKS; via the exons gagggCCGGGTAAAGGTGGCGGAGAAGACCCCGCCAAGTCCACCGAGCAGGAGGACCGGACTCGACCTCAGGTCCTGTCGGGATCGGGCTTCTGCAAATGGTTCAACGTCCGGATGGGCTTTGGATTTATTTCAATGACCAGCAGCGAAGGGAGCCCCGTTGACCCCCCTCTGGATGTTTTCGTCCACCAA AGCAAACTGCTGATGGAGGGTTTCCGCAGCTTAAAGGAGGGAGAGCAGGTGGAGTTCACCTATAAGAAATGCTCGAAGGGCCTGGAGTCGCTGCGGGTGACCGGACCTGGTGGGGGACCCTGCGCAGGCAGCGAGAGGAGACCCAAAGGGAAGGTCCCACTCCAGAAACGCAAACCAAAGGGAGACCG CTGTTATAACTGTGGAGGTCTGGATCACCATGCCAAGGAGTGTGGCCTGCCCCCCCAGCCAAAGAAATGCCACTACTGCCAGAGCATCACGCACATGGTGGCTCAGTGTCCCCACAAGGCGCTGGCGCCCGCCACAGGCTCTCAGGACCAAAATGTGTCTACCTCTACGGGGCCCTTCCTCAGCCCcccggaggaggaggagcgctCCGGCTCGTCTCCCCTCGAgggttcctcctcctcccccgaGGAGCCCCAAACACACCGCGGCCCCAGGACCCAGAGGTGGAGGAAATCCTGA